A section of the Halopiger aswanensis genome encodes:
- a CDS encoding XTP/dITP diphosphatase: MLVRFVTGNEGKAREAQAYLEGITAVNQVEYDYTEIQSDSLSEIAARGAREAYEELGGTEPVVVDDTGLFVDALEGFPGPYSAYVEDTVGVERLWDLVSEEENRRAQFRTVVAFADGERTETFEGSVRGTIVAPRGEGGFGYDPIFEYNGQTFAEMNADEKNAISHRGRALEAFAEWLAEYH, from the coding sequence ATGCTCGTTCGGTTCGTCACCGGCAACGAAGGCAAGGCCCGCGAGGCGCAGGCGTACCTCGAGGGGATCACCGCCGTCAATCAGGTCGAGTACGACTACACCGAGATCCAGAGCGACTCGCTTTCCGAGATCGCCGCCCGCGGCGCGCGCGAGGCCTACGAGGAACTGGGCGGCACGGAACCCGTCGTCGTCGACGACACCGGTCTCTTCGTCGACGCGCTCGAGGGATTCCCCGGCCCGTACTCGGCCTACGTCGAGGACACCGTCGGCGTCGAGCGCCTCTGGGACCTCGTCAGCGAGGAGGAGAACCGTCGAGCGCAGTTCCGGACGGTCGTCGCCTTCGCCGACGGCGAGCGGACGGAGACCTTCGAGGGCTCGGTCCGCGGAACGATCGTCGCGCCCCGCGGCGAGGGCGGGTTCGGCTACGATCCGATCTTCGAGTACAACGGGCAGACGTTCGCCGAGATGAACGCCGACGAAAAGAACGCGATTTCTCACCGCGGCCGCGCGCTCGAGGCGTTCGCGGAGTGGCTGGCGGAGTATCACTGA
- a CDS encoding Gfo/Idh/MocA family protein — protein MSSSPPVRLGVVGLGFMGQTHATNAEEFGHEVVAGADVVAETREEFARAYDATTYEEFEAMYETEDLDAVAVSTPNAFHEPAVVAALEHGYDVLCEKPLANDLESAERIASAAADADGFCMVNFHNRVSTAAEVFKEYQAEGHFGEITHVDANYVRRRGIPGVGSWFTNAELSGGGAVVDIGVHAIDFALYLMEYPAVEEVFAVTRTEFGDRDDYVDPGDWYEATEEAVFDVEDSATAMIRCADDETISLEVTWAANQAETQEFVARGTEAGAALELGGENLTLFQSGTQGTDHNMDATLTEGAIDHAGWEGSDERFLEAVTAGEAPALNTVEQALTVQRVIDAIYRSAQKGTSVTVD, from the coding sequence ATGAGTTCGTCACCACCCGTCCGACTCGGCGTCGTCGGACTCGGCTTTATGGGACAGACCCACGCAACCAACGCCGAGGAGTTCGGCCACGAGGTCGTCGCCGGTGCGGACGTCGTCGCCGAGACGCGCGAGGAGTTCGCTCGAGCGTACGACGCGACGACTTACGAGGAGTTCGAGGCGATGTACGAGACCGAAGACTTAGACGCCGTCGCCGTCTCGACGCCGAACGCCTTCCACGAGCCGGCCGTCGTCGCCGCCCTAGAGCACGGCTACGACGTCCTCTGCGAGAAACCCCTCGCGAACGACTTAGAGAGCGCCGAGCGGATCGCGTCGGCCGCGGCCGACGCCGACGGCTTCTGCATGGTCAACTTCCACAACCGAGTCTCGACCGCCGCCGAGGTGTTCAAGGAGTACCAGGCGGAGGGCCACTTCGGCGAGATCACCCACGTCGACGCGAACTACGTCCGGCGCCGGGGCATTCCGGGCGTCGGCTCGTGGTTCACCAATGCAGAGCTCTCCGGTGGCGGCGCCGTCGTCGATATCGGCGTCCACGCGATCGACTTCGCACTCTACCTGATGGAGTACCCTGCAGTCGAGGAAGTCTTCGCCGTCACGCGGACCGAGTTCGGCGACCGCGACGACTACGTCGACCCCGGCGACTGGTACGAGGCCACCGAGGAGGCCGTCTTCGACGTCGAGGACTCCGCGACGGCGATGATCCGCTGTGCGGACGACGAGACGATCTCGCTCGAGGTGACCTGGGCCGCCAACCAGGCCGAAACCCAGGAGTTCGTCGCCCGCGGCACCGAGGCCGGCGCCGCGCTCGAGCTCGGCGGCGAGAACCTGACGCTGTTCCAGAGCGGCACACAGGGGACCGACCACAACATGGACGCGACGCTCACCGAGGGCGCCATCGACCACGCCGGCTGGGAGGGCAGCGACGAGCGCTTCCTCGAGGCCGTCACCGCGGGCGAGGCGCCGGCGCTCAACACGGTCGAGCAGGCGCTGACGGTCCAGCGCGTGATCGACGCGATCTATCGGTCCGCACAGAAGGGAACGTCGGTTACCGTCGACTGA
- a CDS encoding DUF5808 domain-containing protein — protein MADKPSSGEILGVPYNFDRPSISRMLSAYWQPGEGMLVEKPFGVGYTLNLANWRSWIVVAVAGALLWQQEQSAASVDEDREDEPVEVIVDDDE, from the coding sequence ATGGCAGACAAACCGAGCTCGGGAGAGATCCTCGGGGTACCGTACAACTTCGACCGGCCGAGCATCAGTCGCATGCTCTCGGCGTACTGGCAGCCCGGCGAGGGGATGCTCGTCGAGAAGCCGTTCGGCGTCGGTTACACCCTGAACCTGGCTAACTGGCGCTCCTGGATCGTCGTCGCCGTCGCCGGCGCGCTCCTCTGGCAGCAGGAACAGAGCGCCGCGAGCGTCGACGAGGACCGCGAGGACGAGCCGGTCGAAGTCATCGTCGACGACGACGAATAA